The sequence AAGTGTCGAGGAAGTGCATGCCGCGCTGGCCGCCACCGTGGCCCTGTACCGCAAGGGTGCCGACATCAAGGGCTTTCGCAAGGGCAAGGTCCCGTCCTCCGTGGTCGAGGCCAAGTACCGCAAGCAGATTTACGGCGAGGCCACGACCGACCTGATCAACTATCATATCAATGATATTCTGGGCGAACTCAAGCTCTCCCCCCTGTCCCGCATCGACGTGGATGCCAAGGAGATGGAGCGGGACGAGAATTTTTCCTATTCCTTTTCTTTTGAAATCGCTCCCTCTTTCGACCTGCCCGAGTACAAGGGCCTGGCCGTTGAAGAGGAAGACGTGGTCGTCGACCCGCAGCAGGTTGAGGACGTCATCGAGCGTATCCGTCAGAACATGGCCAAGACCGTGATCATTAAAGAGGAGCGTCCCGCCGCTACCGGCGACATCGCAGTCATCGACTTCCAGGCTTTCCAGGACGGAGCCGCCATGGAAGGGATCGCAGCCAACAAGTTTGAGCTCCCCTTGGGCGAAGGCAATTCCTTGCCCGAGTTCGAGGATATCGTCATCGGCATGACGCCCGGCGAAACCAGGGAGAATGCGCTGACCTTTCCCGCGGATTTCATCAACGACAAGCTGGCCGGCCAGACCGTGTCCATGCAGGTCACCCTGCATGCCATCAAGGCCCGCAATCTTCCCGAGGTCGATGATGATTTTGCCGACCAGGCCGGCGGCTACTCTTCGGTGCAGGATCTGAAGGACGCCATCGAGAAGTCCTATGTTTCGACCCGCAAGCAGCTGGTCAAGGGCGATGCCCAGAAGAAGCTCCTGGACGGCATCAAGGCCGAGATCAGCTTCGAGCTGCCGCAGAGCATCGTCGAAGAGCAGATCGACAAGCAGATCGTGGAGCTGCAGGGCAAGCTTGAGCGTCAGGGCAAGAGCCTCGACTCTCTGGGTCGCACTCCTGCGGAGCTGCGCGAAGAGAACCGCGCGCAGGCCGAGGACGTGGTCAAGTCCTCGCTGGTCCTGCTGGCTATCGCGAATGCCGAAAATCTGACGGTCGATCCGCAGGAAGTGGATCTGGTCCTGCAGAAGATGGCCGCATCCACCGGTCAGGACTTCCATTCCATCAAGGATTATTACGAGCAGCACAATCTGATGATCCCGCTGAAAGATCGGGTCCTGGCCGACAAAGCCATGGAGCTTATTTACGAAAACGCCACGGTGACCACGGTTCCCCCGGCAGCCGCCCCGAACGCATAGTTTCTTGGAGGGCCGGGCTTGACCCGGCCCCTTTTCTTTTCCGGGGAGTTCGCGCTCGATCTGGCAGGCAATGTGCAGGTGGAAGCGGACGAACCGCGAGTCTCAGCACACAACCCTTGACACCCTGCTTCGGATCGTTATTTTTCAAATCTTTGGTGTCTGTCCCTATTTTGTTTTTCAGGAGCTTTCATGGTCAGTAATTCCGTATTCGTCATTGAAAACACCGGCCGCGGCGAGCGGATGTACGATATATATTCCCGCCTGCTCAAAGACCGCATCGTGCTTCTGGGCACTCCCATCGACGACCACGTCGCCAATTCCATCTGCGCCCAGCTGCTTTTTCTGGAGTCGGAAAATCCGGAGAAGCAGATCTACATGTACATCAACTCTCCCGGCGGGGCAGTGACGGCCGGCATGGCCATCTATGACACCATGCAGTACATCTCCGCGCCCGTGGCCACCCTGTGCATCGGCCAGGCCGCAAGCATGGCGGCGGTGCTTCTGGCCGCCGGCGAGAAGGGCATGCGCTACACGCTGCCGCATTCACGCATCATGATCCACCAGCCCATGGGCGGTTTCCAGGGCCAGGCCACGGACATCGCCATCCAGGCCAAGGAAATCATCCGTCTGCGCGGGGAATTGAACGGCATCCTGGCGAATCACACCGGCCAGACGCTGGAAAAGGTTGAACAGGACACGGAACGGGATTATTTCATGAGCGGGGAAGAAGCCTGCGCTTACGGTCTCATCGACCAGGTCCTGGCCTCCCGCAAGGAACTGGAATAGATTTCGGGAATTATTTTAGAATTTTTGAGGTAATCATGGCGGAAAGAAAAAAAAGAACTGGCAAGGATCTGACCTGCTCTTTTTGCGGAAAGGGACAGGACGAAGTGTTGCGACTCA is a genomic window of Desulfomicrobium baculatum DSM 4028 containing:
- the tig gene encoding trigger factor; translation: MEYKVEELSPVKRKVAVEVSVEEVHAALAATVALYRKGADIKGFRKGKVPSSVVEAKYRKQIYGEATTDLINYHINDILGELKLSPLSRIDVDAKEMERDENFSYSFSFEIAPSFDLPEYKGLAVEEEDVVVDPQQVEDVIERIRQNMAKTVIIKEERPAATGDIAVIDFQAFQDGAAMEGIAANKFELPLGEGNSLPEFEDIVIGMTPGETRENALTFPADFINDKLAGQTVSMQVTLHAIKARNLPEVDDDFADQAGGYSSVQDLKDAIEKSYVSTRKQLVKGDAQKKLLDGIKAEISFELPQSIVEEQIDKQIVELQGKLERQGKSLDSLGRTPAELREENRAQAEDVVKSSLVLLAIANAENLTVDPQEVDLVLQKMAASTGQDFHSIKDYYEQHNLMIPLKDRVLADKAMELIYENATVTTVPPAAAPNA
- the clpP gene encoding ATP-dependent Clp endopeptidase proteolytic subunit ClpP, which encodes MVSNSVFVIENTGRGERMYDIYSRLLKDRIVLLGTPIDDHVANSICAQLLFLESENPEKQIYMYINSPGGAVTAGMAIYDTMQYISAPVATLCIGQAASMAAVLLAAGEKGMRYTLPHSRIMIHQPMGGFQGQATDIAIQAKEIIRLRGELNGILANHTGQTLEKVEQDTERDYFMSGEEACAYGLIDQVLASRKELE